The Spinacia oleracea cultivar Varoflay chromosome 2, BTI_SOV_V1, whole genome shotgun sequence DNA segment gggttttagagttaaagttgagggttctaaagttaaagtttaggattctgtagttaaagtttaggataattgagttaaagttgagggtttagagttaaagttgagggttctaaagttaaagtttaggattctaaaACATGTATTTAAAGTTGTTGATTCTATGTTTAAAGTTaagattatcataattaaactTAGCCCtgttattgaaatagttaagaaaatttaatattagtttatctaacttttattacaaaaagggtaactttaagtacaaaactctcaactttaagtataatattggtttttggtatATTAATTCAATTCTTCATTGTACGTTAAGTATCCATGTCAGACCCTCAACACTCCGACATGGTTTCAAACACTTCGAAACTTTATTTTCAACTTAAATCCGAAAACAAATTTCACAATTTAGCTAGGTTagacacttggacacgtacccAAGTCAGTCCAAGTAACATGGGTTTTGGCGATGTTTAGAAAAAGTTACGTAACATATTAAAAGTTgttaattttatgctaaaagttAAGCAAATATACCTCAACTTTTACTGTATCAAGCCTGACTTTTAATATATAAATCTCAACTTTTACATTTTTGAACAAAAGACAGATTAAAAGATATATACACTTCAGAGAAATATTATACTTCACTAAATTTTAATGtatatattcaaactttcaatgtAAAAACAAACTTTTACTAAGTTCTCAAGTCTagtcaactttaacttcagaatgttaaactttaacttcatgAACCTTAATTtaactttaataaaaaattaaattctatTTTTGATAAGAAACATTAAAAGAATCAAAATAATCTCAAATTTGGAGTTATTGTTCCAAAGTCTGCTGTTGGAGGCGCTGCAGTTTTTCCCTTCTTCTTTTTGACAAACGGTCCTCGTGGTCTTTTGTTCCTTCCTTTTGTTGTGCAACGTTTAGGATCCAACACCATAAGAGGTTCAGTTGCTGTGTTTGTTGCAGGTTCAGAACTTGTTGCTTGTTGTACACTTGTATCACTTGTTGTTGTTGCATGAGTACCTACAAACATTTAACATACTGTATCATAACTTTTACTTATAAAACCCAAACTTTAACatataaaaccctaacttttacttataaaattgtaacttttacatattttcctttttaagaAAATGTGAGTTCCAATCTgtttttatttcacacattatagtttttttggtttaaagttgtagttctgtaggttaaagttatgaaatttattctaaaagttaagacagacTTTCGTCATctctaacttaactttaacagtGAATATCTTAACTTTTACCAAAAAACAATTAACTTTTACCTGTTGGTGCTGAGTTTGTTTCATATGCTGCTGTTGCATTTGTTTCAGGTGCTGCTGTTGCACTTGTTTCAGGTGCTGCTGTTGCACTTGTTTCTGTGGTTGAAGCGTCGTTAGTGTTTGAAACATTTAATGACGCTAGAAGTTTATCAACCAGAGACACACTAGCGGCATAACCATCCTCCATAAGGGTTCTTGTCTCCTCATTTGACTGGCTTTTCAAGATAAGGTTGTAGTATTTCCTAGCCATGGTTTGGCGCCAAGGTGTGTACTGCACCTCTTCTGgtttttcattttctaatttGTTCCAAACTGATGACTTGGCAGATTTTGTCCACCTCTTTTTGATGTACTGTTCTGGAATCCGGTTAACCGAATGAAGGTGCAATATCCTAAATTCCTAATGCAGTGGTAGCACAACCATCCCGAAGCTTCAAAGTTTTTACACGTACATGATATTGTTTGGCTCTCGTGGATGTATGTTACTCTATGTGCAGACCAAGGTTCTTCATCAATGCACACAGCATAGAACTCAGTATTTTCTGCATTAGTAGTAGCATGTTTTAAAGTTAGGAaaatcaatataaaagttagcccTGGTGTAattaaagttatgaaatttaATTTTTCAGGTTAC contains these protein-coding regions:
- the LOC130467452 gene encoding protein FAR1-RELATED SEQUENCE 1-like, yielding MLQQYELIGEEWFTNVYDLTEKWCPALSKDFFSAGILSSQRSESTNRAIGFRANRTTSLTDFYRLFKGTIQHWRSTEKQAEFSCSKSVPSSALPLSGLLKHASEVYTLSLFRDFEEEFGYSIATTAKLIWKQENTEFYAVCIDEEPWSAHREFRILHLHSVNRIPEQYIKKRWTKSAKSSVWNKLENEKPEEVQYTPWRQTMARKYYNLILKSQSNEETRTLMEDGYAASVSLVDKLLASLNVSNTNDASTTETSATAAPETSATAAPETNATAAYETNSAPTGTHATTTSDTSVQQATSSEPATNTATEPLMVLDPKRCTTKGRNKRPRGPFVKKKKGKTAAPPTADFGTITPNLRLF